In the Salvia hispanica cultivar TCC Black 2014 unplaced genomic scaffold, UniMelb_Shisp_WGS_1.0 HiC_scaffold_529, whole genome shotgun sequence genome, one interval contains:
- the LOC125199517 gene encoding protein TRACHEARY ELEMENT DIFFERENTIATION-RELATED 7A-like, producing the protein MSCFCGSKTKKVRPPPSTPPPEPPVTPPPPSTPPPEPPVTPPPEPPVTPPPEPPVTPPPPSTPPPEPPVTPPPPSTPPFSPQRGTSAPYWNAPAPPSPPPSHFYPIDGHSCEDDPNACIIQ; encoded by the coding sequence ATGTCATGTTTCTGCGGCAGCAAGACAAAGAAAGTGCGGCCACCGCCATCTACGCCACCGCCTGAGCCACCGGtaacaccaccaccaccatctaCGCCGCCGCCTGAGCCACCGGTAACACCACCACCTGAGCCACCGGTAACACCACCACCTGAGCCACCGGtaacaccaccaccaccatctaCGCCACCGCCTGAGCCACCGGtaacaccaccaccaccatctaCGCCGCCGTTTTCACCTCAGAGGGGGACGAGTGCACCGTATTGGAATGCACCGGCGCCACCATCGCCGCCGCCATCGCATTTCTATCCGATTGACGGCCACTCCTGCGAAGATGATCCCAACGCCTGCATTATTCAGTAG